The genomic stretch TTAacaataactataaaaaaacaTTGTAAAGTGAAATATAACGGAATTACATTGGTAGAAGTCTGTAAGGTACTGAGACACATGGTAGATCAGCATTTAAGCAAAAATTGAAACTGCAGCCGACTCAGAAATTTGCCCCACAAAGAGAAACCTTTGACGGAGCTACTGAGAATGTCGCTGGCAACATCAACTGGAagatgatgaaagtgtgtgGCGTAGTTTAGTGGCACACTTTCGGTTCACCATACTTAGGCATCTTTAATTATGAACATAAAAGCACATCGCCATCATGCATTAAGCCGAGGGGAAGGGGTAGAGGGGTGTGACGGGAGGGAAAATCTCAGCTGCACGCAACGTGCACGTGCTCTGACACTCCAGACGGGCTACAAACCTATTTGGCCTTGCACTGTGCACTGCTATTAACGTCCTCCTGAAAGTGCACGAAAGGCAAATGCACTTTCTCTTTCTGCCTCTCCCTTTCTGTCATATATGCTCAGATATAGCTGTGATCCTTCAAGATCGGGTTTCTCTCTTATGTGAGTGTGGGTACATTTGAAGTCTAAAAGTGTATGCTTGTAAACctttgtttatataaatatgtatttgtgtaaagtgcattgagtcCGCCGAGGGTTGTGGGGGAAAAGTgctataaaaaagaaacagtcttGAATTTACAACAACTCGCACATATAGCATGGCCTCCTGCGCTGTTTACTAACAGCCCAAACACCTTCAAGATGGCGAATATAGTCCAGTGGCCTTGCAAAACACTGATCGTTACATGTTTGTTGAAGGTCGGTAAGCTCTTCCAGTTCCTTAAACCGACTGCCCTGACCTTACAGAACTCACGTGGAACACTCATCCGCTGTGAGACTCATTTCGAATGATTAGTTCGATCCTTTCAGAGTAATCTCCTATCGAGGCGACACCGATATGTTTGTTGTCTGCACGCAAGAGTCGCTTCAAGTTTCCATCATGTGCCTTAGGAATGTCACATAGGACATGTGAACTAAGTTTATCACCATTATCCATCTTCCTTGTCGCTGTCTCCCTGACCTCCAGGTTAGGTGAAGACGCTGGCCACGCCCCTTTTATGGCTTCGGTATCCGATGTCTCTTGTCATACATTGTAGAGGAACGACACCTTTGTGTCAAATTTcgcacacaaacagacacgcttgtataaatttgtttttcagtgttgACCTTCTCCATAAGTTGGCGAAGGGGGTCTGATTTTAAACATAATACGTTCGCAACACCACAGTATGTTGTCGTCTCGCAGGAGAGTTCATAACTGTTTGTTTTCTAGTTTTGGTGAggattttgtttattgttttgtttttttatttggataCATCCTGTCTATACTGTTAGAACATGCAGCCCTTGAAAGCAGTATAATAAAGCCCCTGAAATCTATTTAAGACAGTGATTCAGCAAGCCGGAACACTGTACAGTGCCAAGTATTGTCCAAAGGTGTATACTTCACCTAAACAATTTCTCGACAAAAAAACCAGTCTTCCTCATTTGACAGTGACAATAAGTTTATCTTTGGCAATAACTTTATCTTTGTAGAGAGAGCGCATTTCATCCTGCTGGAGTCAGCACAAGTACTCAGACcttttttcttgtaataaatCTCAGAGAAAGAGTGTCAGCTGAAGTCTGATAGTTGATGGCAACGCTCTTAGTGATACTGGGATTCGCCTCGTGAGTGGTTGGGTGTGGCCACCTTCAGCGCTGCTGATCGAACAGACAATATTGTCTAAGCCAGCATTCACTATGTAAGTGGTGAGATCTGAGATTCGCACTCAAAATTTGTCAAAGAACTACTATTTCTATAAATTATTCTCACTCGACAAacggaaaataaaaatccttcAAGGTTTTAAGATAAAGCGGTATAAAATTTACTTTCCCtagtgtgggtttttttttgttgttgtttttgtttactttttattaaatgcATGTAAAAACAGGCAACCAAAGGGCTATCTCCAGCATGGCGTCAAGAGGACTACTTTGCAAAGAGAAAAAGCACACAGTTAAATGACACGCACAGTagtcaaagggagagaattcacAAGCGATATGGTTCCTGAATAGACTGAATTCCTTCCCTTATTTCGTCACATTTTTCTCGGCTGTCGACCAGGAGACTGGATTTCAGGAGACCTACTACAAAcgagcatttatttattattaataataaagacaattttaaaTCTCTTCGAGCTGTTCTGAGATGTTGCTATTTGAGTTCGGTTTTAGTGCTCCTGTCTGCTTGAAGCCATGTTTACACGCGAAGCTGTGCGGGTGGCATCCGATAAAGGAATATAAACATTCATTCATGACATTCTAGCACGCgaacatgcacacgcacacacaaggtGCGTACTTACGTTCATCTAAAGATAAACATACATAAGataacattcacacaaacataaacacgtTTGCTTTGTGAAACATATACTTCATACAAAGTATGCGTTCGTTTTGATTTCTACTTTTATTAAAAGACAATGCAATGATCGATCtaagtttctattttattttatcctgtCCTTGTCTTCtcgtcatttatttttatttcaacgaAAATGTGTCAGCATTTGCCAGAAATTTAGCTTCTGCTGCGGACGTGTTGTGATCTGTTGGGTAAGAGTTGTTCGTGCGGAGCTCCGTTAAACGCCTTTGATCATGGCTGACATCTCTTCTTGCACTCCTCTTCCGAGTTGAAGCGGTTTGCGTTCCCCCCACAACCTCCGTACACAAACTTTGTGCACAGTCTCTTTATGGGGTCAAAATGAAACTTCAGAAAATAGCCGCGGCACATTCCTGTCATTGGAGGCAGTTCACAGACtgaaaacagatattttaatcGCTTTTAGGTTATGAATGTCAAATGGGAGATTATTGCACTAAACATTTTCACACccccgcgcgcgcacacacctacacacacactgcaagaCAATCAACTTCGTGCCGCAGACTTGTGAGCCTGGCTCCCAGCTTCCTTGCTAATTTACCATCGAGGATGCCAAGGGCTGTATACTCACTCTCGTCTCGGGTAGACTGCTCTTGGGTAGTTGTGGTAGTGTACACGGGGGAGGTAGTTTCCTCGTTCTCGTTAACAGTCTCGGTGACGTCGTCGATAGTACTATCAGAATTTACATCCACAGAGGGGGTGCTGATCTCCTCCTCCGTGACCGAGGCTGCAACGAACATGATTGGAAAAGCAAATACATCTTCGCTGTagcacattattttttcatatataaatatatagagaaAGTGAGAGCTAGGTAATCGGCTTAACAGATCTGTTTTTCAGTACTTCAAGCTGGGATTTGATTGTaagctttttgtattttttcatttgagtCAAAGCTTATTATGTGTGGCATCAGAGTAGCGAAacagtgaaatatttatgtctCCCTAACTTGACGGGGTGGCAGGTCAAGTTCGACACAAAGGGCACGACGCTTCCCTCTCCCAACCTCAACCCCtctccacctttctctctctctaattgCGTCGTTGTCCACCTTCCATCTGCGTAAAAGATGTACATGTATGTCGCAGTTTCTTTTGTGTAGAATTTTTCACCTGATGCCAGCAGCAACGTATGAGAaataagaaactaaaaatacaaaaatattatgtttctgGGCACGACCGAACCGTAATGAGAAGGAATATTTCTGTCACATCGGGTGGGGATCGAACAAACTGTATGcatttgataataaataaacgaCCTACACGCACACATCGCCCAATTCTTCTCTATTTATTACATATATTACTATTTGAGTTCGAGAGAGACATCAGACACCAAAGCCTGAAGGACGATCATAATAAACTTGATCGTAGTAAACTTTTGttgacttattattatttattatcattgtcGAGGTAGTAGTAGTTGTCATCATTTTCAGCAGAATCTCTAACAGACTTGTCGTTACAAAGGTGTGACTTGTACAGCCTTCCACAAGATGGCAGCACACTTCCTACCTTCAGTGGTCGCTGCGGTCTCTTCTTCGGTGACATGCTTCTCCATCAGATTCTGGGTGTACTGGGTCAGGATCGACACCAGGGTACCCTGGTCCAACGCCGCAACAGTGCCGTTGTCTATGGCCTGGAGGGCCTCATCTAGAAACTTCCGCAACTGCAGCACAAAGACAGTGAGTATAGTTCACATCCTCCCAAAGTCTTTATCGCAACGTTTATAGTGTGACCCACAAGAAACATCAGAAAGATATCAAAATCTGTATGTGAATCCCAAAATAACGGTAACTGGCCTACAACTGTCTTACATTCTCTATCTCCGCCCTCAAACTTGATGCCGGAGAAACGGTCGGCGTGGACACCTGCAGTTGTCCATGTGATGCCAGGGACAGCAGACAAAGttcaagaagaaataacttCATTTTCTCCTGAAATGAcatacatattatatattttccctGGAAtggtatattttatatatggctgattcatattttttatcaaattcCTTTTTTATAGATATATGAAGAATCAGgtcaaaatttattaataacCAAAAAATATTTCCGCTTGTATATTACAAGTTTTGGTGTACATTTTAGTGCGTGCAGGACATATTTCAGGACGACCATGTATACAGGACACATTTTCACGCGTGATCACATACAGAACACTTTGGGGAAGTTAATATTTATTCCTTCATATTCATTTCAATTTCTACAAAGGTTCTTTGTTTGAATAAGTTTCTACACACGTCTGTAGCTTCTCGTATATTCTTCAAAATTTGATTGTCTCATTGGAAACAACCCAGTGGAGCTCTCGTAGTCGCCacgttttttttcttcagaataaAACCTAAATCTGCCTCTTTGCAGACCCTATgtacattaaataatatttttaagaaataaggtactgtacataataaaattatatgatTGGTGAAAAAACTCATTCTTAATGCACATCCAAAAACTTACTAATTATTCATCTACTctaattatcaaatatttaaatcgaAAGTTTCTTTTTCCGAGTTTGATTGTCAACAGAAGAATAAAGGCCTTTACAGTTGAACACAATGTTACTTCTATACCGTTCGCACCTGATACTGCTGTTAACACTACTATTCATTACAGTCACTGGAACATGATGTTTCACTGatccagaaatttttttttttttccatgagtATCTGCAAAAATCACCGAAGCCTCTACAGACGTTACACAGACTGGCGCTGCCTCCTGGAGACACGCCACAACTTCCTGTCTTGCTACTCTTGGTTAGCAAGTTCCTCCTGAGGTAAGTGACCCCTAGCCGGTTACTAGGGCCAAATACTCCAAGGCAAAATGTACTACCTTGTCAAAACTCCCAATACTACAAAAAGTAGCTGGCATCTGCCAGGCCCATTACTCCGTGGCATTACCCAGGCCCAAACATCCCCGGCCACATACTCCATGGCCCCTCTTCCGTCCCTAGACTGCGCCTATTGACagttacacaaaaaaattaccaatacaaatctatataaaaataccacaaaaaGTCAGCTTTACCAAAAACCGAAATACTAAAGAAATGTGAATATCCCACTTTTCAGGAAGACGCAACCTCCACTTCCCAAAACGCAATGGTCTCGACATTTGCTGTGTCTACCTGGGAAGTGAAGCACTAGCAATGAtggttaattttatttgtcttcctcctttctcttcCAGCTATCTAAAAAGAGGAACCCATTAACAACAGCTCAGCCACCTGCACTGTGCCGACTCATTAACTTAATGCCGCCTTCTGTGATAAGAAGACGCTTTGATCATAAAATGCGATAGACAGTTCATTCTGAACAGGTCGAGCACTAGTCG from Pomacea canaliculata isolate SZHN2017 linkage group LG8, ASM307304v1, whole genome shotgun sequence encodes the following:
- the LOC112570030 gene encoding amyloid-beta A4 protein-like, with protein sequence MKLFLLELCLLSLASHGQLQVSTPTVSPASSLRAEIENLRKFLDEALQAIDNGTVAALDQGTLVSILTQYTQNLMEKHVTEEETAATTEASVTEEEISTPSVDVNSDSTIDDVTETVNENEETTSPVYTTTTTQEQSTRDEICELPPMTGMCRGYFLKFHFDPIKRLCTKFVYGGCGGNANRFNSEEECKKRCQP